Within Chitinivibrionia bacterium, the genomic segment CAAAAAAGAGAGGATTGGTGTGCAATCGGCAGAGGAATTGTCGGCTGGATAGATATTTTCGACTTCATAAAAAAGTCGGGCGTTTTTGTGGAAAACCTTGTTTTGGAATACGAAAGCACCGATTTTATCGACGAAAGTATCGCAGTTCTTAACAAATATAAAAATATGCCTTTGGCAAGCAAATAAATCAGATAAATATTGATTTGCAATTATTTTGCGCCAAATACAGAGAAAATTCGGTTTTTCCTGTTGGCGGATAGTATTTTTCCCCCGAAAAAATGTAATAATTTCAGTAAAAAGAGGTTTTTGTTATGGCTATTGATTTGAAAAAAGTGCGCAACATCGGTATTTCGGCGCACATTGACTCGGGAAAGACAACTCTTTCCGAGAGAATTTTGTTTTACGGCGGACGTATTCACGCTATTCACGACGTAAAAGGTAAAGACGGCGTCGGCGCAACTATGGACTCTATGGACTTGGAAAGAGAGCGCGGAATTACCATTCAGTCGGCGGCGACTCGCGTTCAGTGGAACGGCAATCCCGTTAACCTTATCGACACTCCCGGACACGTGGATTTTACTGTTGAAGTAGAGCGTTCGCTTCGTGTTTTGGACGGCGCAATTTTGGTTTTGTGCTCGGTTGCTGGCGTTCAATCGCAGTCGATTACCGTTGACAGACAAATGAAAAGATACGGCGTTCCACGTTTGGCATTCGTTAATAAAAACGACAGAAGCGGCGCAAATCCAATTAAAGTTTGCGGACAACTTCGCGAAAAATTGGGGCTTAACGCGGTTATGATTGCGCTTCCCATCGGGCTCGAAGACAAACTCAAAGGCACAGTGGATTTGATTACAATGAAAGGCTATATTAACGAAGGCGACAACGGCGAAATCGTAAAAGAAGTCGAAATCCCTGCCGATATGCTCAAACAAGCAGAAGAATTCCGTGAAAAAATGCTCGAAGAAGTATGTATGTTCGACGACGAACTTATGGAAATGCACTTGGAAGGCAAAGAATTGCCGATAGACAAAGTTCGCGCGGCTATTCGCAAAGGCGTTTTGTCGCTTAAATTAGTGCCCGTTTTGTGCGGTTCGGCATACAAAAACAAAGGTGTTCAAAAACTTCTTGACGCGGTAGAATACTATTTGCCCTCGCCGCTCGACATCGTAAACAAAGGTATTAAAGCAAGTACAGGCGAAGAAATCGTTGTTCCGTCAGACTCTGCAAAGCCGCTTGTTATGTATGCTTTCAAACTTACGCAAGACAAATTCGGTCAATTGACTTACGTTCGTATTTATCAAGGCGAACTCGAAAAAGGCGCTGAAGTAGAAAATATGCGGACAGGCAAAAAGGTGAAAGTCGGACGTTTTGTAAGAATGCACGCCGATAAAATGGAAGATTGCGAAAAGGCGCACACAGGCGACATCGTTGCGCTTTTCGGCGTGGATTGCGCTTCGGGCGATACTTTCTGCGTTCCCGGCACAGATATTTCTATGGCTTCAATGCACGTTCCGGAGCCGGTTATTTCTATAGCGATTAAGCCGAAAGACAACAAATCGCAAGACAATTTGTCGAAGGCGCTCAACCGCTTTACGAAAGAAGACCCTACTTTCCAAACATATATGGACGAGGAATCGGGCGAGACAATTATTCGCGGTATGGGTGAGTTGCACTTGGAAGTTTACGTTGAGAGAATGAAACGCGAATATTCCGTAGAACTCGTTCAAAGCCCGCCGCAAGTTGCTTATCGCGAAACCATTATCGGCAACGTAGATTTCAACTACACGCACAAAAAGCAAACAGGTGGTGCGGGTCAGTTCGGACGCGTTGCGGGAACAATGAGTTTCTTGGAACCCGGTTCGGAAAAAGATCCCAAAACCGGCGAAGATTTGATTTACTTCTTTGAAAACAATATCAAAGGCGGCGCAATTCCGACCGAATATATTTCATCTGTCGATAAAGGTTTCCAAGAGGCGATGAGAGAAGGTACAATGATTGGCGCGCCCGTTGTAAATGTAAAAATGATGATTAACGACGGTTCGTATCACGCGGTTGACTCGTCTGACCAAGCGTTCCGCACAGCGGCTATCGGCGCGTTCCGTGAAGCATACGACAAAATTAAAAAGCAAGTTCTTGAGCCGATTATGAAAGTAACCGTTGAAGGTCCGACGGAGTTCCAAGGAGCAATCATCGGCTCGCTTAACCAAAGAAGAGGCGTTATCTTGGGAACAAACGAAGAAGGCGATACTAAATATTGCTCAGTTGACGCGGAAGTCCCGCTTTCTGCAATGTTCGGATACTCAACAGACATTCGTTCGCAAACGCAAGGTAAAGCAGAGTTCACAATGGAGTTCGCAAAATACGGTCCCGTTCCGAACAACATTGTTGACGACTTGAAGAAGAAGTATCAGGAAGAGAGAGCGGCGAGAAATAAGTGATTTTTAATCGTAATGGCGGGTTTGAAACCCGCCATTACATTATTTTGCCTTGGTGATTTTTGCTTATTGTATATAAAAAAACGTTTGTGTTTTGCTACTTTTATGTTAAAATACGTTTTGCCGACAGCAAAAAGGAACGACTCTGATGAGTCGTTCCTATAAATTTTGGTGAAACTGATTTTTTATCTCACTCCGATAGTTTCGGGTCTATCCAAATATCGTCCGACAATTTAACTACAATAAAGTCCTGTGCGCGTTTCATAAATCCTTGCTTAGGATAAGCAGGCATAAACGCCGCTATTTCACGTGCTTGAACTATCTGTTCTTGGCTTGGACGGTTGAAATGGAAGCCCAAAGAACTCATAAAACCTAATCCGCGAATCGCTGTGCCGTTAAACAAAAAATCCCATTCAAACAGAGAATGTCCCATTGTTTCTCCTTGCAAAAAACTTCTCTGTGGAAATCGTAATGCGGTTTGGTATCTGCCGACTAGAACGACTGGGAGACTTTTTTCTTCCGGCTGAATTTGTATAATAAGGTCGTTGAGTTTATTCGCGAGGCGGACATCGTCGTTATAGCGCACGTGGTCGGAAAAAAATAGCCGAGAAGTTGTTTGTGCTTGATAAAGAGCGGCAATCAAAGCAAAACTGATAATAATGGCGGCGAAAGGTTTTTTGTGAGATCTTATAAGATAGAAAAACATAAATGCATATGCAAACGGTAAAGCATACAATGCTCTGGTTACGGGAGGATTACCTCCCATAATTGTCAATAATATTATGCTTAAAGGGACGCCTATGCCTGCAAGTACATACAAAAACTTTCGCCCATTTGGAATTGCTTTTCGCATAACCTCAATAGCTTTTACAAGAAAAAGCACAGTAAGCGGTAATAAGAGGAAAGTTCTAACTGCTACAGGTGTATTTTCAGGTGATAGAAAAATTTCCGCACCCTGTATGCCTGTTCTAAAAAAAGGAGCAATGACAGACGGAGGAACAATCCGTTGTAAAACAGTAGTATGACCGACAAAAACATCATAAGTCCAAATTAAAACAGCCATAATATTCGTGGTAATAGGTTTCCTGCCCCATTGGTTCATATTATCGAAGTAATCTGCTTTTTCTATGCCGAAAGCGATAGGGATAACAATTCTGTCAATAAGCGAATAAACCGCCATTGCAGCGACCAATACGGCAAAGAACTTTATGCACAAATTTCGATAGACCTTTGGCTCATAGTTTGATCGCTCCTGCAAAAGCAAAAAGAAAGCAAATACTCCGCCGCAAAATAGCGGAACTATCGCCTGATATACGGAAGTCATAAAGATAAGTAAAACAAAAGCGCTGACAATTAAGCGTTTTTCGTTATTAAGAAATCCCTTGTAAAAAAAGTAAATAACATACGGGCACAAAGCAACAATAAGTGCATTTTCTGCCGCTTGGAACACAAAATAAAATTGCTCCGCCCAAACAGGCATAGTCATAAGAACAAGAGCAAATGGAATTAGTTTATTGTTTCTACCTGTGTTTCCGTCGAAAATAGCAATGATATAAGACCACGAAATTGCGAAAAACCATATCAAACAAAATCCTACAAAAAAACCGGTAAAAGGATTAAATTCGTTGAAATTCCAAATATTTGACAAAAAAACTAAGCCAAATCGTCCTATTCCGACACAAAACCTGAATACTCCTTCTCTGTTTACTAAAACTGCTTCGGTGTCAATGCCGATATTATACCAAAACAACTTTGCTCCGTAAGTAAAAAACAGGGCGAAAGTTACGGCAATAATCAGCGGCAAATTGTTTTTGCAGAAATTGCAAAATCCTGCAATACTTACATTTTCCAAGTCGAAAAGTTTGACTGCGGTCACTTCTTTACGTTTCATTTTTCTTTCCTTTCATTTATAAGAAAAACCATTCAATAAATCTTCAATTCCGATTAAATTTTTTGTAGAATCCATCGTCTGCGAATTCTAACAACTCTTTATCGCCTCGACTGTCGCCGTAAGCAATTAGTTTGTAATCGCCTCTTTGAGGGAATTTTTCCAAAAAACGATTTACTTTTTCTTGTCCATAGCAATTTTTTGTCAGAAATTTTCCAGAGAGTAGTCCGTTTTTGCCTGTTTCTATTTTTGTTGCCAAAACTATGTCAATTCCCATTTTGTTCGCCCAAGGTTTTATCCAGTTTTCAACAGACGCGCTGATAATTATGATTGTATCGCCGCATTTTTTGTGTGAAATTATGGCTTCGGTTGCTTCGGGATATAATATTTTGTCTGCAATCGCGCAAAACTCGGCGCACCATTCATTAAATTTTTCGATATGAATGCCTTTATACAGATATGAAAACAAGGTCTGTTTTACTTTCCGATTCGGCAATAATTTTAACTTCATTGCGACAAGTAAAGGCGAAAAAAGAAACATAACGAAGTAAAACCCAAAATGTCCTTTTGTGAACTTAATAAATTCAAGCAAAGTGTCTTTTCGGGTAATAGTGCCATCAAAATCAAAGGCGGCAATAGTTTCTTTTTTCATATACTCACACCCTTTTTATATATGTGATATGCCTGTTTTATCATATCCGCATCATTGAACTTTGGCGTCCAATTCAAATCTTTTTCGGTATCGGAAATATCAAGAACGTATTCTTCGTCGGCTATCATAAATTGCTCTTTATACATAATTGTCAATCCGACAGCGTCGAATATGCTTAACGCAAATTTAACCAATTTTTCGGGTGTGGGAATTACGATTGATTTTGAGCCAGCCGAGCCAATAACTGATTTTAGCAAATCTTTAACGTTAGGCGATTCTTTGGAGCCGAGATTGTATTCCTTGTTCGGCAAATTCCTGTCTAAAGCGCAAATTGCCGCCGAAACACAGTCAAATACGGAAATCATTTGATAATGATTTTTTCCGCTTCCTATTGTGGGAACGGGCAATCCCATATCGATGAGTTTGAATAATTTCACAAGAATGCCTAAACGCCCGGGACCATTAATCATTCTCGGTCGCATAATTGTAATATTCATTCCTTTTTCTCTGTATTTTCGGCAGATTTCTTCCGCTGCTTTTTTACTTTGCCCATAAGGACCAAATGGAAGTTGCGGGTGTTGAGTATTAACAGGCAAATAAAGCGGTTTGCCGTAAGTCATATCGGTAGTAAAGATTAAAAAATTCCGACAACCTTTTTCGTATATTGTCTCCAAAATATTTTCTGTTCCGACCGCATTTACACTAAAAAAATATTCTTTCCTGTTGCGAGGAACTTTTGTGTGATATTGGTTTGCCGCTAAATTTATAACGACATCTTCCTTTGATATGGACAATTTTTGAATGTTTTCAATGCGTCGAATGTCCACTTGACAATACTCGCAAGAAGCATTTATTGCATTGTTAAGTTTTTCTTGCAAATCGCAAACGACTACTTTTTTATCTAACGTTAATAATTCGTTAGCTAAATATTGTCCAACAAAACCGTTTCCGCCAAAAATGTAATGTTTCATATTTAGCTCTCTCCTTTATTTTTAGTTTTTTGAGCGATAACCACATATTGCGCGCCTAATGGCAACCAAAATAAAAAGCACTCAATAAACTCAACAAATTTATTTCTCAAAGGCGAAAAATATGTATATCTTAAGCTAACACTATCTTTGTTTAGCACTATATCTTTGTCTTTGACGCTTGTTTCGTAAAACCTATTTAACAATATGCGTTTGCAATATTTTGAACTGAGCATTGTAGCGTTTTCGTCTATTTTAGTTCTTTTAACAAACTGGTTTGTTATCGGATTTTTCATATTGTGCTCAAATATGACAAGCATTCCGTCTTCCGACAAAATATTATATAAACCGTTTAACCACGTTTCGTGTTCGTCTTGCGGAATATGGTGCATAACCGTATTTATGATTATACAATCTATTTTTCCGTATTTTTGCAAATCGGTTGTATTTTCCACAACCATAAAATCGCAATAAGGATGACTTTTTTTTGCTGTTTCTATTGAATCGGAAGAAATATCACAGCCATGCAATTTAGTTTCTTTGAATTTTTCATGTAAATACGGTATAAGCGACCCAATACCGCAACCGAAATCTAAAATAGTTTTGGGTGCAATTTTCAAAAGATTTTTCAAATAATTCGCTTTGTAAACAAACGCAGTATCTCTGTATTTGCCGAATTTTCCCAAATCTTGCACAATTGTTTCGTTGTAGTCCTCTACAAATTTGTCAAACTCCGCTTTTTCTTTCGCCATAACAACCCCTTTCTAACTCCTCGAAATTAAATAAACACCTATGCACACTACCAAAATTCCTATTGTGCGCAACAAACTTACATTTTCATTGAACAGAAAATATCCCGCTACCGCCACGACAACAAATCCTAAACTTTGAAACGGAAGCGCATAACTTACTTCGACCCTTGAAAGAGCTGCCATCCAGACGAAAATACCTATTGCATAGCAGAACATTGCCGCCCAAAGGAACGGATTTGTCGCCATTGGAACGAACGATTGCACTGCATTGTAAGCACCCACATTTCCAACCATCAACATTCCTTTTCGTATAAAAAGTTGTGCCGCCGAATTAAGCAGAATGCTTGTTATTATCAATACAATATTCATTCTAAAACCTTCCGTAAATAATTACAATAAACATTCCAATCCACCCAATAATGCAACACTGTATAAACCTGTCTTTTAGCAAAATTTTTGCAGGATTACCGCTTCTCGTATCAACTATTGTTACTTGCAAATATCGTATAATTCCCATTAACACAAAAATTGAGGTAAGATAAATGTTGTTGCTGTTAAGGCGTTCAATCACATCTTGTGAAAGCGTGTACATAATGTAGGCAACTATGGTAATGGTTCCGATGACGGTTATTACCTGATTCATAAATTCCAGATTGTAGCGATTTGTGTTTTTTCTGTGAGCAACGCCTGTATTTTTGTATAAAATTACATCGTCGCGCCGTTTTGCAAATGCAAGAAAGAGCGCAAGCAAAAATGTCATAATAATAATCCATTCCGACGGCGTAATGCCGGAAGCGACCCCTCCGACCAAAATTCTTAACACAAAACCAACGGCAATAATTATTACATCGATAATGTTATACTGTTTAAGTTTTACGCAATAGGCAATGTTCATTATATAATAAAACACGATAAGTGCAATTAATGGCATAACATTTTCGCAGAAAAGATAAATAACAGACAAAGAAAGCAAAAAACAGACAGCCATCATTGCATAGGCGACTTTTTTTGAAATTACGCCCGAGGCAATTGGGCTTTTGCATTTTTCTGGGTGTTTTTTATCGGCTTCTGCATCGAAAATGTCATTAAAACAATAGACCGAACTTGCCGCAAATGAAAATGCGACAAATATAATTATGCACGATAGCAATATATCAGCGTCAAACATTTGTCCAGCAAAGAACATAGGCAAAAAGACAAATAAATTCTTTGTCCATTGTTCTGGGCGCAGAAGTTTGAAAACATTCTGCAGTTTTTCTCCCATAAAAAACAACCTTCCCACCGTTATTTTACGGCAAAATTAAATATTCAAGATTTTTCACAACGTAGGGAAAATACGTTATTTTTGCGGTGAGTTTCGGGAGTATTTTGGTTTTGGAGAAAATTGTTGAAAAATGCATGCACGACGGCGGTTTCTGTTGGTCAAATCATTATTTTTTACCGCCAATAAATGTAATATTTTACACTTTTTGTCGGCAATAAATGCGAAAACTCACACTTTTTGTCGCCAATAAGTGTTGGCGTATATTATTTTATCTCTTATGAAAAGAAATATTTATACATCTCTGCTTGCTTGGAAAAACTCCAAAGACAGGAAACCGCTTGTTCTCTACGGAGCGCGACAAGTCGGAAAAACCTACATATTAAAGGAGTTCGGCAAGAATGAATACAAAAATGTTTTGTATTTAAACTTTGACACAAACAAAGAATTGCACAATTATTTTGCAAACGACATTTCGCCAAAACAAATAATCGGCTCGTTGAAAGCTCTATTCAAACAAGAAATCAACGCCGCCGACACGCTTCTTATTTTCGACGAAATTCAAGAATGCCAAAGAGCAAAGGACGCTCTTAAATATTTTAACGAAGACGCTCCCGAGTATCATATTGCGGCGGCGGGCAGTTTTTTAGGTATAGCAAGCGGTAAATTTCCTGTCGGACAAGTTGATAGATTAACGCTTTATCCGCTTTCGTTTTTTGAGTTTTTAAAGGCAACAAACAACGATATTTTGCTGAAAAGTTTAGAAAACGATAAATTTTCAAATCCCGCTATGCACATTTTGGCGACGGAAAAATTAAAGCAATATTTTTATGTCGGCGGAATGCCCGAGGCGGTAAAGACTTATGCCAAAACAGGCGATTTAATGCTTACGAGACAAATTCAAGAGAATATTTTATCTAATTACAAGGAAGATTTTTTTAAGCATATAAAAAGTAATGACATTTCCAAAGTGCGTATGTTGTGGGACTCTGTTCCTGTTCATTTGGCAAAAGAAAAAAAGAAATTTGTTTATAAGGAACTAAAGCAGGGCGGCAGAGCGGCGGAGTTCGAGAACGCTTTGGATTGGCTGATAAATACGGGGCTTGTGTATAAAGTTTCCAATACTCAGGAGGCAAAAATACCGCTTATCTCTTATGAAGAACGGGAAAATTTCAAAATTTATATGCACGATGTCGGGCTTCTCGGAGCGTCGGCAAAACTGGATATTAAAACTTTTTTCAGCGCCGAGCACGATATATTCAGAGAATTTAAGGGCGCAATGGCGGAGCAGTTTGTTTTGCAGGAGCTGAAACCGAAAAATTATCCTATCTGTTTTTGGACAAACAGCACAGGAAAAGCCGAAGTAGATTTTGTAATTCAATACGAAGACAAAATTTTGCCTTTGGAAGTAAAAAGCGGCGAAAATACAAAAGCGAAGAGTTTGGGCGTGTATATGGAAAAATACAATCCGCAAATTGCGTTGCGCGCTTCTCTTTCGGATTATGCTAAAAAAGGGGATTTAATTGACATTCCGCTTTACTCCATCGGGCAATTTGAGGAAATAATCTGAAAAAATGTTGTTTTGCCTGACAAAAATCCCCTCTCCTCTCAATAAAAATGGTATTTTACCGATATAGATAAAGATTTTTCCGCAAATTTCAGGGAGAGCATTATGAAAAAAATAGTTGTTTTGTGTTTGGCTTTAATATTTACGTATGGTTTTGCAAGCGATGAGCCCTTGGGCTTTGTTGTTGTGTCGATGCCGATTGCCGAATATCACGCGCTTCAAGTAAGAGATACCAACACTATGCCCAGAGGCATAAGAGCGAGGTGGGAAACAAACCAAAGGCGTATTGCGCAAGCCCAAGCAACCGCGGATTTAGCATTGGAAGAAATAGCCGCGTTAAACAGAGCGTTGAACCAAATCCAAGAAGCGCAACGAAACATTCAGCACACCCAAAGACGAATGGCGGCAACTCTGCACACTATGTCCCCCGCCCGCCTCGAAGAAAGCGAGATACAGCTTGCATACCTTACGGAAGCGTTTCAGGACTTGTATTCGCGAGTGGCGGCAATTCAACTTCTTCCTATAATTCAGCAAACGCAAAGAACGCCTGTTCGTCCGAGAGGCTTTACCGTTTCGGACGCTACCATAAATTTGAGCGGCGACGAATTTGCCGATTTCAGTCGTGGGCTTGAGGCGTTTCGCAGAAGATTTTACGCAGAAGCCCGCCAAGTTTTGCGGCTGACCATACAACGTTTTCCGCAAGGAAAATTTACGGATAGAGCGAATTTTTGGATAGCCGAAGCCTATTTTATGGAACGAAATTACACGAGCGCACTAACATATTACGAGAACGTTTTGGGCTTTTCCGGTTCGTCAAAACAGGACGACGCGCAGTATAAAATAGCGCTTTCTTACAGAAATATGGGCGAATTGGATATGGCGTTTAACGAATTCAGACGTCTTATACATCGCTTTCCTGCAAGCGAGTGGGTTGTTCCTGCGAACGAGGCAATTCTTGAAATTGTTATGATGCGCAATATGCGAGCCATTGCTGACGCCGCCGCGCAAGCCGCTGTCGATGAGCCGACAACAGTTGTCGATGTTGAAGCAGGCGAATAAAATTTAACAACGAGAAAATCTCTTCGGTTTATATGAGAACGGAAAAACCACCTCTTTGGACTCGCAGTTATATCTTTGCTTGCGTGGGCAATTTCCTCAGTTATTTTGGTTTTTGTATGGTTTTACCCGTTTTTCCGATGTTATTGATTAACGATTTAGGAATTTCGGGCTCAAAAACGGGAATTATAATTGCAACTTTCACGTTTTCGGCAATGATTTCACGGCTGTTTTTCGCCTATCTTTCCGATTTATACAACAGAAAAATCATTTATTGCGCGGTTATGCTACTTTTTTCCGCTTTATTTTTGCCCTACACTCTCCTTGTCGGCGGGGTAGTGTTTTTTGTATTTTTGCGAATAATTCACGGTGCGGCGTTTGGCGCGGTGTCGGTCAGCGGAAATGCCGCACTTATAGACATAGTAAACGAAAAACGGCGTGGCGAGGGTTTTGGTTTTTTCGGAATTTCAAACAATCTGGGAATGGCAATAGGAACAACGGCAGGGCTTTACATTTACCAAATCCTCGAAATCGACTTCTATTGGGTATTCATTTCGGCGTTTTTAATGGGAGCTGTAGGCTTTTTGTGCATACTTCAGGTAAAATTAACAAACGCTCACCCAAAGCAGAAAATGCCGCAAGATAAAAAATTTTCATTTGATAAAATTTATCAGGTAAAAGGAGTTTTTGCGGGACTTTCTTTGCTTTTGCTGTCTTTTCCGTATGGGCTTATATTGTCGTTTGCGCCGCTTTACGCAACAGAGTTGGGGATTGACAAAAATGTCGGACTGTTTTTCGTGTCGATGTCGGTTGGGCTTGTTTTTTCGAGGATAACTTCGGGAAAACTCGTGGACAGAGGCAAGCTCACTAACGTAATAAAATGGGCGGCGTTTTTCATTTCCTTGTCTTTGCTGTTTTTTGCAATGCTCGGATATTTCGGCGTCGAGAATACTGCTGTAAAAAGTACGGCATTTTATATTGTAGGCTTTATGTTCGGGCTTGGCTACGGAATGATTTTCCCTGCCTTCAACACGCTTTTTGTAAATCTTGCGCCCGATAATCGACGCGCGGCGGCAAGCTCAACCTACCTCACAAACTGGGATATCGGACTTGGCTCGGGGCTGATTTTGGGCGGTATCATTATGGAAAAGTCGGGAATGTCGGCGGCGTATTTAACTGCGGCGGCTACCTCGTTTGTCGGCGCGACATTTTTTGTTCTTTTTGGAGCGAAGCATTTTTTGAAACATAAATTGCGATGATTTTTATTTCTTCTGCCGCGGGTGATAATGCCTGTGCGTATCCACCAAAAAAGTTGTTGAAACGTGGGTGTAAATTTCTGTTGTAGTAATGCTCGAATGTCCTAAAAATTCCTGCACAATACGTAAATCACAGCCACCTTCAAGCAAATGTGTGGCGAACGAATGTCGCATTACGTGCGGCGAAATATTAGCAAAAATTCCTGCGCGGTCAGCCGCTTCTTTAATAATAGTGTAAATCGACATTCTTGTAAGCGGTCTGCCGCGACCAATTCCTCGTCCTTGATTTAAAAAAAGAAAATTTGCGCTTTCGGGTTTTACAAGTTTAGGACGCTCTTTTTCCAAGTATTTCAAAACCCACTCGCGCGCCACATCGCCGATAGGAACTAATCGCTCCTTGTTGCCTTTACCGACAATGAACATAAAATCCTTGTTTGCCAAAAATTGCTCGGTGGTTATGTTTGCGCATTCTGAAACCCGCATTCCAGTAGAATAAAGCATTTCCAAAACGGCGCGATTTCTCAGCGGTGTTCTTTCGCTTGGCGCGGACGCGTTCTCCAAAACGGCGAAGACGTCTTCGGGATGCAGGGTTGTGGGGAGGCGTTTTATGGATTTGGGCATTTCAATATTTTCGCTCGGGTCGCTCTTTATCTGTTCTTCGTCGAGCAGAAATCTGTAATATCCGCGTATTGACGAAATGTTTCTCTGAACGGAAGTCGCCTCAAATCCCAAATCGTAAAGTGTTTCTGTGTATTTTTGCAAGTCTTGCGCTCTCACGTTTTTTTCGTCTATTTTTTTGTCGGATAAATACTCGCAAAGGCGCAATAAATCAAACGAATACGACGTTCTTGTATTGTCTGCAAGTCCTCTCTCGGTCGAAATCCAACCAAGAAACGTTTTCATATCCTGCGAAAGTTGCACAGGGTTTTCGGAAATTGGGGCAATGCGGCTCATTTTTTGCTCGTTTTTTTATTGAAAAAAGCGATTTGTCGCCTTTTCTTTGCCGATTGTGGAAGAATAACCGTGTCCCGGAAGTACATTTGTATTGTCGGGAAGTACGAAAAGTTTTTCTTCAATGCTTTTTATGAGCGCTTCGCCGTCGCTGTATCCCCAGTCGCTTCTGCCGATAGTTCCCGCAAAAAGCGCGTCGCCCGAAAACAGATTACCGTCAGAGTAAAAGCAATGTCCGCCCGGTGTGTGCCCGGGAGTGTGGAAAACGTCAAATTTAAAGTTGCCGACTTCAAATTTTCCTTCGTTTATCGG encodes:
- a CDS encoding tyrosine recombinase XerD; its protein translation is MSRIAPISENPVQLSQDMKTFLGWISTERGLADNTRTSYSFDLLRLCEYLSDKKIDEKNVRAQDLQKYTETLYDLGFEATSVQRNISSIRGYYRFLLDEEQIKSDPSENIEMPKSIKRLPTTLHPEDVFAVLENASAPSERTPLRNRAVLEMLYSTGMRVSECANITTEQFLANKDFMFIVGKGNKERLVPIGDVAREWVLKYLEKERPKLVKPESANFLFLNQGRGIGRGRPLTRMSIYTIIKEAADRAGIFANISPHVMRHSFATHLLEGGCDLRIVQEFLGHSSITTTEIYTHVSTTFLVDTHRHYHPRQKK
- a CDS encoding ATP-binding protein; amino-acid sequence: MKRNIYTSLLAWKNSKDRKPLVLYGARQVGKTYILKEFGKNEYKNVLYLNFDTNKELHNYFANDISPKQIIGSLKALFKQEINAADTLLIFDEIQECQRAKDALKYFNEDAPEYHIAAAGSFLGIASGKFPVGQVDRLTLYPLSFFEFLKATNNDILLKSLENDKFSNPAMHILATEKLKQYFYVGGMPEAVKTYAKTGDLMLTRQIQENILSNYKEDFFKHIKSNDISKVRMLWDSVPVHLAKEKKKFVYKELKQGGRAAEFENALDWLINTGLVYKVSNTQEAKIPLISYEERENFKIYMHDVGLLGASAKLDIKTFFSAEHDIFREFKGAMAEQFVLQELKPKNYPICFWTNSTGKAEVDFVIQYEDKILPLEVKSGENTKAKSLGVYMEKYNPQIALRASLSDYAKKGDLIDIPLYSIGQFEEII
- the bamD gene encoding outer membrane protein assembly factor BamD — protein: MKKIVVLCLALIFTYGFASDEPLGFVVVSMPIAEYHALQVRDTNTMPRGIRARWETNQRRIAQAQATADLALEEIAALNRALNQIQEAQRNIQHTQRRMAATLHTMSPARLEESEIQLAYLTEAFQDLYSRVAAIQLLPIIQQTQRTPVRPRGFTVSDATINLSGDEFADFSRGLEAFRRRFYAEARQVLRLTIQRFPQGKFTDRANFWIAEAYFMERNYTSALTYYENVLGFSGSSKQDDAQYKIALSYRNMGELDMAFNEFRRLIHRFPASEWVVPANEAILEIVMMRNMRAIADAAAQAAVDEPTTVVDVEAGE
- a CDS encoding MFS transporter; the protein is MVLPVFPMLLINDLGISGSKTGIIIATFTFSAMISRLFFAYLSDLYNRKIIYCAVMLLFSALFLPYTLLVGGVVFFVFLRIIHGAAFGAVSVSGNAALIDIVNEKRRGEGFGFFGISNNLGMAIGTTAGLYIYQILEIDFYWVFISAFLMGAVGFLCILQVKLTNAHPKQKMPQDKKFSFDKIYQVKGVFAGLSLLLLSFPYGLILSFAPLYATELGIDKNVGLFFVSMSVGLVFSRITSGKLVDRGKLTNVIKWAAFFISLSLLFFAMLGYFGVENTAVKSTAFYIVGFMFGLGYGMIFPAFNTLFVNLAPDNRRAAASSTYLTNWDIGLGSGLILGGIIMEKSGMSAAYLTAAATSFVGATFFVLFGAKHFLKHKLR